In a single window of the Verrucomicrobiia bacterium genome:
- a CDS encoding pyridoxine 5'-phosphate synthase — protein MLKLGVNIDHVATVREARYRGRNSGEPDPVAAALDSEAAGAHGITAHLREDRRHIQDRDILELRKRIGTRLNLEMANAPEIIEIALSLKPDIVCIVPEKRNEVTTEGGLDVVAQEFALSETQKRMSAARIQVSLFIAPDPLQVEASRRVGAEFIELHTGSFAEHYNDPKLRDVELTRLVQAAELAKRLGLKVNAGHGLNYTNLPALFRVPHLVELNIGHSIVSRALSVGMKTAVSEMLAVMRGYPAQGTS, from the coding sequence ATGTTGAAACTGGGAGTTAACATCGACCATGTCGCCACTGTCCGGGAAGCACGTTATCGCGGACGGAATTCCGGCGAGCCTGATCCTGTTGCCGCCGCCCTCGACAGCGAGGCCGCGGGCGCACATGGCATCACGGCCCACCTGCGCGAGGATCGCCGGCACATCCAGGACCGCGACATCCTCGAACTGCGCAAACGCATCGGTACACGGCTGAACCTCGAAATGGCCAATGCGCCCGAGATCATCGAGATCGCCCTCAGCCTCAAACCCGACATCGTTTGCATTGTCCCGGAAAAGCGCAACGAAGTGACGACCGAGGGCGGATTGGATGTCGTTGCGCAGGAATTCGCCTTGAGCGAAACGCAGAAGCGCATGTCAGCTGCGAGAATCCAGGTGAGCCTGTTCATCGCGCCCGATCCGCTGCAAGTGGAAGCATCGCGCCGCGTGGGCGCCGAGTTCATTGAGTTACACACGGGTTCCTTCGCTGAGCACTACAACGATCCCAAATTGCGGGACGTTGAGTTGACCCGCCTGGTGCAAGCCGCCGAACTTGCGAAGCGACTTGGGTTGAAGGTGAATGCCGGGCATGGCTTGAATTACACGAACCTGCCTGCGCTGTTCCGTGTCCCGCATCTCGTCGAGTTGAACATTGGCCACAGCATCGTGAGCCGCGCGCTTTCCGTGGGAATGAAAACCGCCGTGAGCGAAATGCTGGCCGTGATGCGCGGCTATCCCGCGCAGGGCACCTCCTGA
- a CDS encoding serine/threonine-protein kinase: MSDKAPLKMVTCSGCNTKVFISGDLPPLAVETCKKCGTSIMMPLLLRQFELRSVIASGGMGTVYRSHDTVLDRMVAVKLMKKELLSDPKAFEDFYREARACAALNHTNIIHIYTFDEWEGQRYLVMELADCGSLDNRIERQQRVHELDVLDIGIKIASALDMVLKHGLIHRDIKPGNILFNSDGEPKLVDFGLARRVEAEPESLTETHGTPYYVAPEKIKREPETFLSDMYSLGCTLYHALTGHVPFEAPTVEELVAAHVHTPVTPPNLVVPDISQGTSDALLKVMSKKPADRFLSYDEFRMAFELSRSQLLIHQSTHDVPATRGKKTSWWRR, from the coding sequence ATGAGCGATAAAGCACCACTAAAGATGGTCACGTGCAGTGGCTGCAATACCAAGGTTTTCATCTCCGGTGACCTCCCGCCCCTCGCTGTCGAGACCTGCAAGAAGTGCGGCACTTCCATAATGATGCCCCTCCTGCTGCGCCAGTTCGAACTGCGCAGCGTGATCGCATCGGGCGGGATGGGAACCGTGTATCGCTCGCACGACACCGTGCTGGATCGCATGGTCGCAGTGAAGTTGATGAAGAAGGAACTCCTGAGCGATCCGAAGGCGTTCGAGGATTTTTACAGGGAAGCCCGCGCGTGCGCCGCGCTGAACCACACGAACATCATTCACATCTACACCTTCGACGAATGGGAAGGGCAGCGTTATCTCGTCATGGAACTGGCTGACTGCGGCAGCCTGGACAACCGGATTGAGCGCCAGCAACGCGTCCATGAGCTGGACGTCCTGGACATCGGGATCAAAATTGCCTCCGCGCTGGACATGGTGCTGAAGCACGGACTGATTCATCGTGATATCAAGCCCGGCAACATCCTGTTCAATTCGGATGGGGAACCAAAGCTGGTTGATTTTGGTTTGGCCCGGCGTGTGGAAGCCGAACCGGAATCGCTCACTGAAACCCACGGAACTCCGTATTACGTGGCGCCGGAAAAAATCAAACGCGAGCCGGAGACGTTCCTGTCGGACATGTACAGCCTCGGCTGCACGCTTTACCATGCGCTGACCGGCCATGTGCCCTTCGAGGCACCTACCGTTGAAGAACTGGTCGCCGCGCACGTGCACACGCCCGTGACACCTCCCAATTTGGTTGTTCCCGATATTTCGCAGGGAACCAGCGATGCGCTATTGAAAGTGATGTCGAAGAAGCCGGCCGATCGGTTTCTCAGCTACGACGAATTCCGCATGGCTTTTGAACTCTCGCGCAGCCAGTTGCTGATCCACCAATCGACGCACGACGTGCCTGCAACCCGCGGCAAGAAAACGAGCTGGTGGCGGCGCTAA
- a CDS encoding four helix bundle protein has product MAKYQQFEDLPVWQEARRLYNVVLDLLEEPGLPLSPGFRNQLDRAALSVSNNVAEGFERATTNELQSFIAIARGSAGEVRSMMAVVKDRPKLKKHVLALQEIRSLAESCARQLTGWSGSIEKLPFEGRRHLPEKLRASRETTQKAKDFRMNFLRSLKPDHPLYNSPEAKAAREVRP; this is encoded by the coding sequence ATGGCGAAGTATCAGCAGTTCGAAGATTTGCCGGTCTGGCAGGAGGCCAGACGGCTTTACAATGTCGTGCTCGACCTGTTGGAGGAACCGGGTCTTCCGTTGTCGCCCGGTTTTCGGAATCAACTGGATCGCGCGGCTCTTTCGGTCTCCAACAATGTCGCCGAGGGATTTGAGCGGGCGACGACGAATGAGCTCCAATCGTTCATCGCGATCGCGCGCGGTTCGGCAGGCGAGGTGCGGTCGATGATGGCCGTGGTCAAGGATCGGCCCAAATTGAAGAAGCATGTTTTGGCGCTTCAAGAAATCCGGTCGCTTGCGGAATCGTGCGCGCGGCAGCTTACGGGCTGGTCTGGATCGATCGAAAAACTGCCGTTCGAAGGGCGGCGGCATTTGCCCGAAAAGCTGCGTGCGTCACGGGAAACGACGCAAAAAGCGAAGGATTTTCGAATGAATTTCCTGCGCAGCCTGAAGCCGGATCACCCGCTGTATAATTCGCCCGAAGCGAAAGCCGCGCGTGAGGTGCGCCCGTAG
- the lptE gene encoding LPS assembly lipoprotein LptE encodes MKRVSALMLFVTLLASGCAGYRLGPTNSAVAGEKSIQLSPFSNQTFQPRLGDAVTTALRRTIQSDGTFKLATGGEADIIVTGTLIDYDRRELSLVPNDVLTVSDFRVNVKARVTARERASGKVLVDREVTGYTLVRVGSDLTSAERQALPVLADDLARNIASLLVDGDW; translated from the coding sequence ATGAAGCGGGTTAGTGCGCTGATGCTGTTTGTCACGCTGCTCGCGAGCGGCTGCGCTGGATATCGCCTCGGTCCTACGAACAGCGCGGTTGCGGGCGAAAAATCCATCCAACTGTCGCCATTCTCCAACCAGACGTTTCAACCGCGACTCGGGGATGCCGTGACGACAGCATTGAGGCGCACCATACAGAGCGACGGGACATTCAAGCTCGCGACGGGCGGAGAAGCGGACATCATCGTGACGGGGACATTGATTGATTACGACCGGCGCGAACTCAGCCTCGTTCCGAACGATGTTTTAACGGTCAGTGATTTCCGGGTGAACGTGAAAGCGCGGGTGACCGCACGCGAACGCGCCTCGGGAAAAGTGCTGGTGGACCGTGAAGTCACTGGATATACGCTGGTGCGCGTCGGTTCGGACCTGACGAGCGCCGAGCGCCAGGCCCTTCCCGTTCTCGCCGACGACCTCGCCAGAAACATCGCCTCGCTCCTCGTGGACGGCGACTGGTGA